A genome region from Prionailurus viverrinus isolate Anna chromosome A3, UM_Priviv_1.0, whole genome shotgun sequence includes the following:
- the SYS1 gene encoding protein SYS1 homolog isoform X1 — protein sequence MAGQFRSYVWDPLLILSQIVLMQTVYYGSLGLWLALVDGLVRSSPSLDQMFDAEILGFSTPPGRLSMMSFILNALTCALGLLYFIRRGKQCLDFTVTVHFFHLLGCWFYSSRFPSALTWWLVQAVCIALMAVIGEYLCMRTELKEIPLNSAPKSNV from the exons ATGGCGGGCCAGTTCCGCAGCTACGTGTGGGACCCGTTGCTGATCCTGTCGCAGATCGTCCTCATGCAGACGGTCTATTACGGCTCGCTGGGCCTGTGGCTGGCGCTGGTGGACGGGCTGGTGCGCAGCAGTCCCTCGCTGGACCAGATGTTCGACGCCGAG ATCCTGGGCTTTTCCACCCCTCCAGGCCGGCTCTCCATGATGTCCTTCATCCTCAACGCCCTCACCTG TGCTCTGGGCTTGCTGTACTTCATCCGGCGAGGGAAGCAGTGTCTGGATTTCACTGTCACTGTCCATTTCTTTCACCTCCTGGGCTGCTGGTTCTACAGCTCCCGTTTCCCCTCGGCGCTGACCTGGTGGCTGGTCCAAGCCGTGTGCATTGCGCTCATGGCTGTCATCGGGGAGTACCTGTGCATGCGGACGGAGCTCAAGGAGATCCCCCTCAACTCAGCCCCTAAATCCAATGTCTAG
- the TP53TG5 gene encoding TP53-target gene 5 protein isoform X1, which yields MSPSARKRPKNRMVSKLQDEEPRDKIPQPVSKAIRRNRLKMVLKNLSLLKLLKSSNPRIQELHNLAKRCWNSLLRVPKILGISTRSSNVCDRVEQDNEELQEAGCPEKTLESKKLQSTGELKQGLGERNKAQESPAAVLQGKEQMEPELPRTSKDHGLTAFPGAQGRQSPKGEPRIIFLKTYQHKTPMGDKQQLEAADQWIWFEGLPTRIHLPGPRVMCRSSTLRWVKRCCTRFCSASLELPMCHPYRV from the exons ATGAGTCCATCAGCAAGGAAGAGGCCCAAGAATAGAATGGTTTCCAAG ctacAAGATGAAGAACCACGGGACAAGATACCGCAACCTGTCAGCAAAGCAATTAGGCGGAACCGACTTAAGATG GTATTAAAAAACTTGTCGCTCTTGAAGCTGCTCAAGAGCTCAAACCCCCGGATCCAAGAACTGCATAACTTGGCCAAAAGGTGTTGGAATTCGTTGCTCAGAGTTCCGAAGATCCTTGGGATCTCCACCAG gaGCAGTAATGTCTGCGATAGAGTGGAACAAGATAATGAAGAGCTCCAAGAGGCTGGGTGCCCCGAGAAGACACTGGAATCCAAGAAATTACAGTCCACGGGGGAGCTcaagcaggggttgggggagaggaacAAGGCACAGGAGTCACCTGCAGCAGTGCTCCAGGGCAAAGAGCAGATGGAGCCTGAGCTCCCAAGGACATCGAAGGATCATGGCCTGACCGCTTTCCCTGGAGCCCAGGGAAGGCAATCACCTAAAGGAGAACCCCGCATCATCTTCCTGAAGACCTACCAGCACAAAACTCCCATGGGGGACAAGCAGCAGCTGGAGGCAGCTGACCAGTGGATCTGGTTTGAGGGGTTGCCCACCCGAATCCACCTCCCCGGGCCTCGGGTGATGTGCAGATCGTCCACCCTGCGCTGGGTCAAGCGCTGCTGCACGCGCTTCTGCTCTGCGTCACTCGAGCTGCCCATGTGCCATCCGTACAGAGTGTGA
- the SYS1 gene encoding protein SYS1 homolog isoform X2: MAGQFRSYVWDPLLILSQIVLMQTVYYGSLGLWLALVDGLVRSSPSLDQMFDAEILGFSTPPGRLSMMSFILNALTWS, encoded by the exons ATGGCGGGCCAGTTCCGCAGCTACGTGTGGGACCCGTTGCTGATCCTGTCGCAGATCGTCCTCATGCAGACGGTCTATTACGGCTCGCTGGGCCTGTGGCTGGCGCTGGTGGACGGGCTGGTGCGCAGCAGTCCCTCGCTGGACCAGATGTTCGACGCCGAG ATCCTGGGCTTTTCCACCCCTCCAGGCCGGCTCTCCATGATGTCCTTCATCCTCAACGCCCTCACCTG
- the TP53TG5 gene encoding TP53-target gene 5 protein isoform X2 — protein MVLKNLSLLKLLKSSNPRIQELHNLAKRCWNSLLRVPKILGISTRSSNVCDRVEQDNEELQEAGCPEKTLESKKLQSTGELKQGLGERNKAQESPAAVLQGKEQMEPELPRTSKDHGLTAFPGAQGRQSPKGEPRIIFLKTYQHKTPMGDKQQLEAADQWIWFEGLPTRIHLPGPRVMCRSSTLRWVKRCCTRFCSASLELPMCHPYRV, from the exons ATG GTATTAAAAAACTTGTCGCTCTTGAAGCTGCTCAAGAGCTCAAACCCCCGGATCCAAGAACTGCATAACTTGGCCAAAAGGTGTTGGAATTCGTTGCTCAGAGTTCCGAAGATCCTTGGGATCTCCACCAG gaGCAGTAATGTCTGCGATAGAGTGGAACAAGATAATGAAGAGCTCCAAGAGGCTGGGTGCCCCGAGAAGACACTGGAATCCAAGAAATTACAGTCCACGGGGGAGCTcaagcaggggttgggggagaggaacAAGGCACAGGAGTCACCTGCAGCAGTGCTCCAGGGCAAAGAGCAGATGGAGCCTGAGCTCCCAAGGACATCGAAGGATCATGGCCTGACCGCTTTCCCTGGAGCCCAGGGAAGGCAATCACCTAAAGGAGAACCCCGCATCATCTTCCTGAAGACCTACCAGCACAAAACTCCCATGGGGGACAAGCAGCAGCTGGAGGCAGCTGACCAGTGGATCTGGTTTGAGGGGTTGCCCACCCGAATCCACCTCCCCGGGCCTCGGGTGATGTGCAGATCGTCCACCCTGCGCTGGGTCAAGCGCTGCTGCACGCGCTTCTGCTCTGCGTCACTCGAGCTGCCCATGTGCCATCCGTACAGAGTGTGA
- the SYS1 gene encoding protein SYS1 homolog isoform X3: MAGQFRSYVWDPLLILSQIVLMQTVYYGSLGLWLALVDGLVRSSPSLDQMFDAEILGFSTPPGRLSMMSFILNALT; this comes from the exons ATGGCGGGCCAGTTCCGCAGCTACGTGTGGGACCCGTTGCTGATCCTGTCGCAGATCGTCCTCATGCAGACGGTCTATTACGGCTCGCTGGGCCTGTGGCTGGCGCTGGTGGACGGGCTGGTGCGCAGCAGTCCCTCGCTGGACCAGATGTTCGACGCCGAG ATCCTGGGCTTTTCCACCCCTCCAGGCCGGCTCTCCATGATGTCCTTCATCCTCAACGCCCTCACCTG